A genomic stretch from Pseudoliparis swirei isolate HS2019 ecotype Mariana Trench chromosome 18, NWPU_hadal_v1, whole genome shotgun sequence includes:
- the cdh27 gene encoding cadherin-like protein 26 — translation MLCFFLLVVSSSGATCSELLSRHRRGWIVDSFTIEEGLPGPFPYELGKINIERSYPVHFDLFGEGVDEDPKGVLSIHKESGTVYVHRAVDYEEHAMLKLKFEARKTDSSIETSLKVEITILDINDNPPRFQRDLFGISVGEETTQGSHLLTVVAFDRDQRGTPNSTFHYEIKSVAPNTPDTEFFIDESGSISFKGCLDHEVAEMFTVVVEAKDHGDVVSLSSSTTVVIHVEGGNNHLPTISGHTGSGKVKEDEIGSSPLRLHASDEDAPNSRGWRATYTIQGDPGVENFEIQTDPDTNDGILTVIKPFDFEAGARVELTISVENEAPYSSCRVTEKTPSGLWKVDSGDGEPRSVKVAIEVEDANDAPRFSAAVKEAALEENAPVGTWVEKVGSDPAGWVTVDPQTGDVTTAETPDRESPHVVNGVYTVVLHAVDDGKTQKPPSTGTATLTIHVTDENDNVPQPTADYVHVCVSDSPTTANISAFDPDENPFGGPFTFELLGDVKRNWKLNPSYGYTAGLVKEPGVSAGPHTIDLKISDMQGKFAVYSLGVTACDCSVTSDCRSRAATKAASGAMGVAMFASLLLLAFVLLMAVVVTCKEESIALDSRDSSGETLLVYNTETPGTDCQVAALKHLQTKRVIVFPRFVCMQISVTAPPPLLRQVPNSFLPLTVDEPQHIKASTTVLGTTLIDHCLRHSRRESSSYLFNGDWNQKTWTANASKGFQSNRQIDDTSTMDFGYKRKSSKRREAALLSLLREKLSGLETEEDLREYPPHLYADEGDSGTVSELDSISIPDEDSVEEATKDLGPNFKQLAVICKPPHTQNDAYQT, via the exons ATGCTCTGCTTCTTCCTCCTG GTTGTTTCCTCCTCAGGTGCGACGTGCTCGGAGCTGCTGAGCCGTCACAGAAGGGGTTGGATCGTTGACTCCTTCACGATCGAGGAGGGGCTTCCAGGACCCTTCCCCTATGAGCTGGGCAAG ATAAATATCGAGCGGAGCTATCCAGTACACTTTGATCTTTTTGGGGAAGGAGTGGACGAGGACCCAAAAGGAGTTCTCTCCATTCACAAGGAATCCGGCACCGTGTACGTGCACAGGGCCGTGGACTACGAGGAGCATGCAATGCTGAAG CTGAAATTTGAGGCCAGAAAGACCGATTCGTCAATTGAAACCTCATTAAAAGTTGAAATCACCATATTGGACATCAACGACAACCCTCCACGCTTTCAGAGGGATCTGTTTGGGATCAGCGTTGGCGAGGAAACGACACAAG GATCACACCTCCTGACTGTAGTAGCCTTTgatagagaccagagagggacgCCAAATTCAACATTCCACTATGAAATCAAGTCTGTGGCTCCAAACACTCCAGACACAGAGTTTTTCATCGATGAGTCCGGATCGATTTCCTTCAAAGGGTGTTTGGACCACGAG GTGGCTGAAATGTTCACCGTGGTGGTGGAGGCCAAGGACCACGGGGACGTGGTCAGTCTGTCCAGTTCAACCACGGTTGTCATCCATGTGGAGGGCGGCAACAACCACCTGCCGACCATCAGCGGACACACG GGGTCTGGCAAAGTAAAAGAAGACGAGATCGGCAGCTCTCCTCTTCGGCTGCACGCTTCGGACGAAGACGCCCCCAACAGCCGGGGCTGGAGAGCCACATACACCATCCAGGGCGACCCGGGGGTGGAGAACTTTGAAATCCAGACAGACCCAGACACCAATGATGGAATCCTGACGGTCATCAAG CCTTTCGACTTTGAGGCGGGAGCACGCGTGGAGCTGACCATTTCAGTGGAAAACGAGGCGCCGTATTCCTCCTGTAGAGTGACGGAGAAGACGCCCTCCGGCCTCTGGAAGGTCGACTCCGGCGACGGCGAGCCTCGCTCGGTAAAAGTCGCCATCGAAGTCGAGGACGCCAACGACGCCCCGCGGTTCAGCGCCGCCGTCAAAGAGGCCGCGCTGGAGGAGAACGCACCCGTTGGCACCTGGGTGGAGAAG gTGGGAAGTGACCCTGCCGGTTGGGTGACGGTGGATCCACAAACGGGAGACGTCACGACGGCCGAGACGCCAGACAGAGAATCTCCTCACGTCGTGAACGGCGTCTACACCGTCGTGCTGCACGCGGTGGACGACGGTAAAACTCAAAAA CCACCATCGACGGGTACGGCCACACTGACGATCCACGTGACGGACGAGAACGACAACGTGCCTCAGCCGACGGCGGACTACGTTCACGTGTGCGTGTCCGACAGCCCGACCACCGCCAACATCTCGGCCTTTGACCCGGATGAAAACCCCTTCGGGGGGCCTTTCACGTTTGAGCTGCTGGGCGACGTCAAGAGAAACTGGAAACTGAACCCCTCATATG GATACACAGCGGGCCTGGTGAAGGAGCCCGGCGTGTCGGCCGGCCCGCATACGATCGATCTGAAGATCTCCGACATGCAGGGAAAGTTTGCCGTCTACAGCCTCGGCGTCACGGCGTGCGACTGCTCCGTGACGTCCGACTGCCGAAGCCGCGCGGCCACGAAAGCCGCCTCCGGAGCGATGGGCGTCGCGATGTTCGCCTCGCTGCTTTTACTCGCGT TTGTGCTTCTGATGGCGGTCGTCGTCACCTGCAAAGAAGAGTCCATTGCTCTGGACAGCAGGGATTCTTCCGGTGAAACCCTCCTGGTATACAACACTGAGACACCGGGAACCGACTGCCAGGTCGCCGCTTTAAAACATCTGCAAACAAAACGTGTGATAGTTTTTCCCAGATTTGTGTGCATGCAAATATCGGTaactgcccctccccccctcctccgccaggTACCTAACAGTTTCCTGCCACTGACCGTCGATGAGCCGCAACACATCAAAGCTTCGACGACG GTTTTAGGCACAACTTTGATCGACCATTGCTTGAGACATTCCAGAAGGGAGAGTTCTTCCTACCTATTCaacggggactggaaccag AAGACTTGGACAGCTAACGCCTCTAAGGGCTTCCAGAGCAATCGGCAG ATCGATGACACGAGCACAATGGATTTCGGCTACAAGAGGAAGTCGAGCAAGAGAAGGGAAGCAGCTCTGCTAAGCCTGCTGCGTGAG AAACTCTCTGGCCTGGAGACGGAAGAAGATCTACGAGAGTACCCGCCTCACCTCTACGCCGATGAGGGGGACTCGGGCACCGTCTCGGAGCTGGATAGCATCTCCATTCCTGACGAGGATTCGGTCGAGGAAGCGACGAAAGACTTGGGCCCCAACTTCAAGCAACTGGCGGTCATTTGCAAACCACCACATACACAAAACGATGCTTATCAGACATGA
- the LOC130208557 gene encoding protein LSM14 homolog B-like, protein MSAGGGTPYIGSKISLISKAQMRYEGILSSVDTDRSTVALAKVKSYGTEDRYTERPAPPKDETYEYIIFRGSDIKDITVSEPSKPHHGLPRDPAIVQSSLGNSSAAYHPRWSSYRDMLPTYNQLAATTLLNQQYNAALGLVPGLHGIPARRVPMVEQAVQTVPMDGAAQKGGKTLSPPRGKPPVRPNQRPVQKENVPASRAASQPSVAKVQGPEDLKQRQKQGNRRSRNRSRGQLLVKNSKATTLQFESDFDFETANAQFKDELTKEVVVEKVESGEAQDGPGLQEDSIGEKYYDKAKCFFDNISSDLTPRRTTWAEEKKMNMETFGVPGRFLRGRGFRGRGRRGQSAAELLPKIASGRL, encoded by the exons ATGAGTGCCGGAGGAGGAACCCCGTACATTGGAAGTAAAATTAGTTTGATATCCAAGGCGCAGATGCGGTATGAAGGAATATTGTCGTCTGTCGACACCGATAGATCCACCGTGGCTTTGGCTAAAG TTAAATCCTATGGGACAGAGGACCGGTACACTGAAAGACCAGCGCCGCCCAAAGATGAAACTTATGAATACATAATCTtcagaggaagtgacatcaaaGATATCACCGTGTCTGAGCCATCGAAACCACACCACGGACTGCCTCGTGACCCTGCCATTGTAcag TCATCCCTGGGCAACTCCTCTGCTGCATATCACCCACGCTGGAGTTCCTACCGGGACATGTTGCCCACCTACAACCAGCTGGCTGCCACGACGCTCCTCAACCAGCAGTACAATGCAGCACTGGGCCTCG TACCAGGACTTCATGGCATCCCAGCCAGAAGGGTCCCCATGGTGGAGCAGGCTGTGCAGACGGTGCCCATGGACGGTGCCGCCCAGAAGGGTGGGAAGACTTTGAGCCCGCCTCGAGGCAAACCGCCCGTTCGTCCAAACCAGCGCCCGGTCCAGAAGGAGAACGTCCCCGCCA gTCGGGCAGCATCTCAGCCGAGTGTAGCAAAGGTCCAAGGCCCTGAGGACCTGAAGCAGAGGCAGAAACAAG GCAATCGCAGGTCCAGGAACCGAAGCAGAGGCCAACTCCTCGTGAAGAACTCCAAGGCCACCACCTTGCAGTTTGAGTCCGATTTTGACTTTGAAACGGCGAACGCTCAGTTTAAAGACGAGCTCACCAAGGAGGTCGTGG TGGAGAAGGTGGAGTCCGGCGAGGCCCAGGACGGCCCGGGTCTGCAGGAGGACTCTATCGGAGAGAAGTACTACGACAAAGCCAAATGCTTCTTCGACAACATCTCCTCCGACCTGACACCCAG GAGAACCACCTgggcggaggagaagaagatgaacatGGAAACATTTGGCGTGCCCGGCCGCTTCCTGCGAGGCCGAGGCTTCAGGGGCCGGGGCCGCCGAGGGCAGAGCGCCGCCGAGCTCCTCCCCAAAATTGCTAGTGGGAGGTTGTGA
- the LOC130208825 gene encoding transcription initiation factor TFIID subunit 4-like encodes MDASTASTDSTAGRDPDGTLVAGGAATPPLTNHGGKVVSHSAQTFNGSRIVNSEYSGSGDSLVGATPTSGTGGGGSVISVAGGAAVSKGPAGGAITHPASSSVIQTPLATPPSGVRPPAQPSGATLNGTDDAGRAAAVTTTGHAGYGIRTPLVNSSQPSGPVPFTAGSHIIKAEAPTTTTMQTVPPPPAVTHGAVRFPSTVALTPQMLAPRLPQTSPGQPSIGLHNIQLPPGMVLVRSESGQLLMIHQQALAQIQAQAQGGMAPPTPTPTSMPPGQAPGNIIRHEVAPSAIRQGCPGPAPLPATTTLHRPPILQSSVGAAVPGITPRTVGHTAGTTVTSVTISKETMENVKKCKNFLSTLIKLASSGKQTTETAASARELVKDLLEGRLEAEDFTSRLYKELNSSPQPYLVPFLKRSLPALRQLTPDSAAFIQQSLVPQPAAGPVPSTSPIPTTVVLGSPAARLAAPVSRPQFQPVISKPGLTPSLVMQAQQQRAMFKPQAALPATPMVTLRNQAPGRTMLGQQPVQLKALQPVPVRPELSSFSRHASAASYSLAQKIKLREAVGKDEDDINDVTSMAGVSLSEESANILATNSGLVGAVTHSCKDVAFLPFATLQRRMQEIGRRYGVSDLGAEVVNLVSHAAQQRLQNLLGKLSQVAQQRNGNFKEDDACEQSSDVRAQLRFFEQLDHLEKQRKEGQEREILLKAAKSRARQEDPEQLRLKQKAKEMQQQELAQIRQKEANFTALAAIGPRKKKMPDSPSSSAGAEGSGPGPSQSGGAAAAGSRPTRQRITRVNLRDLLFCLENDRSTSRSHFLYKGFLK; translated from the exons ATGGATGCGTCGACGGCCAGCACGGACTCCACCGCGGGACGCGACCCCGACGGGACACTTGTTGCTGGCGGCGCCGCTACTCCGCCGCTCACGAACCACGGGGGGAAAGTCGTCTCGCACTCGGCGCAGACTTTCAACGGGAGCCGCATTGTGAACTCTGAGTATTCAGGAAGTGGCGACTCTCTCGTGGGGGCGACGCCGACGAGTGGCACCGGCGGCGGGGGTAGCGTGATATCCGTCGCCGGCGGAGCGGCGGTGTCAAAAGGTCCGGCCGGCGGCGCCATAACGCACCCCGCGTCAAGCAGCGTGATCCAGACGCCGCTCGCGACCCCGCCGAGCGGCGTCAGGCCGCCCGCGCAGCCCTCGGGGGCAACTTTGAACGGGACAGACGACGCGGGGCGAGCCGCGGCGGTCACGACGACGGGTCACGCGGGTTACGGCATCCGGACCCCGCTTGTCAACAGCAGCCAGCCGTCCGGCCCGGTGCCCTTCACCGCCGGGTCGCACATCATCAAGGCAGAggcgcccacaacaacaacaatgcagaCGGTCCCCCCGCCGCCGGCTGTCACTCACGGTGCTGTCCGGTTTCCGTCGACGGTAGCCCTGACGCCCCAGATGTTGGCCCCGAGGCTCCCCCAGACCTCACCGGGACAGCCCAGCATCGGCCTGCATAACATCCAGCTCCCCCCTG GGATGGTGCTTGTGCGCAGTGAGAGTGGACAGTTGCTGATGATTCATCAGCAGGCTCTGGCCCAGATccaggcccaggcccagggagGCATGGCACCTCCGACCCCTACACCAACAAGCATGCCTCCTGGACAG GCTCCTGGAAACATCATCAGACACGAAGTCGCCCCCAGCGCAATCCGTCAAGGCTGTCCCGGCCCGGCGCCACTCCCTGCGACCACCACTCTTCACAGACCTCCcatccttcag AGCTCAGTTGGGGCTGCAGTACCAGGAATTACCCCCAGGACTGTCGGCCACACAGCTGGGACCACGGTGACCTCAGTAACAATAAGCAAA GAGACGATGGAGAACGTGAAGAAGTGTAAGAACTTCCTGTCTACATTGATCAAGCTGGCGTCCAGCGGGAAGCAAACCACGGAGACTGCAGCCAGCGCGAGGGAGCTGGTCAAGGACCTGCTG GAGGGCAGACTGGAAGCGGAGGATTTCACCAGCAGATTGTACAAAGAGCTCAACTCCTCACCCCAACCGTACCTTGTGCCTTTCCTGAAG AGAAGCCTCCCAGCCCTGAGGCAGCTCACCCCGGACTCGGCAGCCTTCATCCAGCAGAGTCTGGTCCCCCAGCCGGCTGCGGGTCCAGTGCCCTCCACCTCACCCATCCCCACCACGGTGGTCCTGGGCAGCCCGGCGGCCCGTCTCGCGGCTCCGGTCAGCAGGCCTCAGTTCCAGCCGGTCATCAGCAAACCGGGACTGACCCCCTCACTG GTCATGCAGGCCCAACAGCAGAGAGCAATGTTTAAACCTCAGGCAGCCTTACCGGCGACCCCCATGGTGACTCTCAGGAATCAGGCCCCTGGCCGCACCATGCTGGGGCAGCAGCCGGTCCAGCTGAAGGCGCTGCAGCCAG TTCCCGTGAGGCCGGAGCTGTCGTCCTTTTCTAGACACGCCTCCGCTGCGTCCTACAGCCTGGCTCAAAAGATCAAGCTGAGGGAGGCGGTTGGCAA AGATGAGGACGACATCAACGACGTGACCTCCATGGCCGGCGTGAGCCTCTCCGAGGAGAGCGCGAATATCCTCGCAACCAACTCTGGACTCGTGGGCGCGGTGACGCATTCCTGTAAGGACGTGGCGTTCCTCCCCTTCGCCACCCTGCAGAGGAGGATGCAGGAGATAG GTCGGCGGTACGGTGTGAGCGACCTGGGTGCCGAGGTGGTGAACCTCGTCTCCCACGCGGCTCAGCAGCGCCTCCAGAACCTGCTGGGGAAACTTTCCCAAGTGGCTCAGCAGAGAAACGGCAACTTCAAG GAGGATGACGCGTGTGAGCAGAGCAGTGACGTTCGGGCTCAGCTCAGGTTCTTTGAGCAGTTGGACCATCTGGAGAAACAACGGAAGGagggccaggagagagagatcctcctgaAGGCAGCTAAG TCTCGAGCGCGGCAGGAGGACCCGGAGCAGCTGCGTCTGAAGCAGAAGGCCAAAGAG ATGCAGCAGCAGGAGTTGGCTCAGATCAGGCAGAAGGAGGCCAACTTCACAGCGCTGGCAGCCATCGGTCCCCGGAAGAAGAAGATGCCGgactctccatcctcctccgccGGAGCCGAG ggGTCCGGTCCGGGTCCCTCTCAGtccgggggggcggcggcggcgggctccAGGCCCACGCGGCAGCGCATCACGCGCGTCAACCTCAGGGACCTGCTCTTCTGCCTGGAGAACGACCGATCCACCAGCCGCTCCCACTTCCTCTACAAGGGCTTCCTCAAATAG